The genomic interval ttggagtgaaggagtttgttgagtttgcagtgaagaatgcaaaagatccaaatagagtagtttgtccttgtttaaaatgttgttttggaaaacgtgttagagaagatgaattagaaggacatctagtatgtaatggaattgatcaaagctacacatgttggataagacatggtggagaaaaaaaaaggaaacattaattttgagaatagttctacatatgcttcaactgatttcgatacagatacatatgagccggaccgagttgatgagattgcaaaagcagttgaagaagatcttcgagattgtcctaaaatgtttgaaagtttgttgagtgatgcagagaaagaattatataatggttgtactaaattcacaagactgtcagcgatattaaagttgtacaacttaaaagcgagtaatggatggtctgataaaagctttacggaattattaacactcataaaagatatgttgccagatgataatgaacttcccagtcggacctacgaggctaaacggattttgtgttctattggaatgagttacgaaaggattcatgcgtgtcctaacgattgcattttatttcgaaacgaatatgaactacttaaggcgtgtccgaaatgcaatgtctctcgatataagaagaaagaatctactccagcaaaagtcgtgtggtattttcctataataccaagatttaggcgcatgtatcgcagtgaagaagattcaaaacacttgacatggcatgcagatgaaagaattagagatggaatgtttcgacaccctgcagattccccacaatgggcaaaaattgatcacgagtatcctgaattcgggatagagtcaagaaatctaagacttgcactttctactgatggaatgaatccacatggtcttcaaagcatctcacatagcacgtggcctgtgattttggtaatatataacctacctccatggttatgtatgaagcgtaagtttatgatgttgtctctgttaatttctggacccaaacaaccggggaatgatatcgacgtatacttgactcctttaattgaagatttaaaaattatgtgggagacaggtgtggaagtttatgatgggtataggaaaaagtgtttcaatttgagggctatgttgttcggcacaattaatgattttccagcatatggtaatttatcaggatatagcattaaaggtcagtgtgcatgtcctatatgtgaagagagtacaaattggatgcggttgaaacattgtaagaagaatgtgtttcttggacatcgtagatttttaccttatagtcatcagtatcgtgggtggagaaatgcattcaatggaaaatcagaggaaggtaaagctcctttagcaccgactggatatcaaatacttgaaaaagtacaaggtttgaccaataaatttggcaaaccttttgcgggagagctggtgaaaactgggtggaagaaaaagtcaattttctttgaattgccatattggaagtcattgtatgtaagacatttcctcgatgtgatgcatattgaaaaaaatgtatttgaaagtgttattggtacgttactcaatgttccaggaaagtctaaagatggcgtcaatgcaagattggacttggtcgatatgggaataagaaatgaattggctccagtaaagaaaggaaatcgcacgtatctacctccagccgctcatactctatctagaaaggaaaaaattgttttatgtaaatttctacacgaagttaaagttccagaaggatactcttcgaatattaaaaatttggtttgtatgaaagacctcaagttaaaaggtttgaagacccatgattgtcatattataatggagcatttgctaccaataggtatacgttccattttacctgaaaaagttcgactagccttaactagattatgtttcttcttcagggaaatttgtagtaaagtgatcaatcctcagaaattaccgacattgcagagggaaattgttgttactttttgtgagcttgaaatgtatttcccaccctcgttttttgatataatggttcaccttactgttcatctggttaaggagacacaactttgtgggccagcttatatgagatggatgtatccgatataacgatatatgaaaaaagcgctgtaaaaggctttaaaaaaaacatgcatataacataataaaataagcgctgtaaaaggcttttttataacccttttacaacgcttgtccaaataagcgctgtaaaatactgttttaaaaataaaataaagagacattttacagcgcttatttgaacaagcgctgtaaacgggttttatatataacataataaaacaatgataccgtttacagcgcttttcaaacaagagctctaaaaggcctaagccttttagagcgctttttgaaCAAGTGTTGTAAAAGGGTTATAAAAAAGTGTCGTAAAAGGGtcacgtatatataacagtaaccgcttcagtttcctcttcattacgtaaacttcactatcatctcaaccttcatcgttcttctcttcttttgcaaaccctatcatcccgtccgttacgaaccttatttccacgatcatctccttcatttcgaaccttatttccatccaagatcatctctcccatttcacacaatatattttcattgaaatacgtaaccctcattacgtatttcttcaaaaccgtatttctgtgaaccatatttctgtgaactttctgcaaaccctcttttctttgcatttcgtctttcttcgaaccatcattattcaggtattgatgttattaaatttttgtaatcattagaatgcatgttgagcttttttaagatatactgatacatgttgagtttgtttataataatgcatgatccatgttgagcttgttgatgttatactaaagtgcatgttgaacttgttgtagttaaatggatacaaacaaagatttagaagttcaaaatgaagaagttggcacctctaagacttacgaaaaagaagttaaacgtggtgcaactatcatgcaaaaggtgattaaagcacggagtaGTGgtattaaatttgaggtatactatactttgtttgctgtgtgatttttatctttttttagggtttagggcatgtacttactatatgagtttattaggttggctggaacgagagtggtcagccagttgaccccaacagctccatgtttgtaagctacattggggctgttgttcgtcaaaatgtcccaataacaatagacaactggagagataaggcgttgaaggatgccaaagatatcatctggaatgacattcaagtaaatattttgatctactcttttgtcatttataattttttttctgtaaaatacattacttataattgttttcattgcagaccacttttgttcttgatgaggaacgaaagtcatatgttttgagagttgctgggaaaatccatcgtggatttagatcccatctctcaaatttctatctaaaagatagagaaggaaacacaaatgctgaacctccaaagatatatcaacattatatatcaaaggatgaatggagtgcatttgtttccaaacgttctgacccggcgtttgtcgtaagttattaatttattagcatttgtgttttattattcatattcgtagcgtattttaaatttttacacaattgctattttttttttatatagaatattagtaaggcaaatcgcgaacgggcaagcaacccaaaacacccatacaagaaatcacgtatgggatatgcacgccttgaacaacaaattgtaagtaattaaacatcacttttatataatgaagtaatttgtattataaactatagtgtgtaactaatttgtattattttgtttatgattttaacgaatagagaaaagacacccaagccgatcaacccttgggtcgtcatatattgtggaaggaagcgcgtgttaataaagaaggagtggttgataatgaaaatgtcaagaaagttgtagaactttgtgtaagtatattatcactttaatattttttaatattgtattttaaaaatgctattgaacttatctttttaatgttacatgtattttaggaaactattgaacaaagttctgaaactcaagagggcaacaaggatacgtgcagggacattcttgggaaagtgtttaatgtccctgagtattccggtcgagtgagggggaaaggatttggcgtaactcccaaaagcttttttcctcaagagaagcgccaaaaaccttccaacgaggaagtattagagaagctcagaatcctatcggagcaagtggcactcttggtgaatacgaataaagacaagcaacttccggttcagctccaacctgaaatacaaatggagagtgaaaccgggagttgcaacgtcggtttgaagagtattcccgaggtaattaattacttactacttacttgcttatgtaattacttatgtattaaacaaacttatatattaactgtacttatgttttaactattgatgtagggtgtcactacatgtgtcctatacttgtcctcgccgactcaacggaaggtgggaaaaggaatattgcacaatacttcgggagaagtattgcacaatattccgatccccgcgggccatgtcaaagtatcgcctacggttgctttcgaaccaactgcaccgttgcccataccggacaacgatggagatatgaagttcttaagcgacgctattggcagttacgtggcatggcccacacaccttgttgccctcgaaaaaaagattcccaaggacaaatcagttacatctcccgaaaaggtttgtcacatttattgcctaaggtttttcattttttcagattcaataaactaacattttacgtcatttttgtaggtccaaataaataaaccactcctacagccaaaaaaaggcagcaaacctcaaaaattggaggttaatagagCTGCCAAAtcacaaaggctggagggtaataaagctgccaaacttgcagcaacaaaaaatctggatcggggaaaatcggtcgctgctgctgctgctcctaataaaagtcagccacgccttggtaaatacggggcgtgtcttgacatccaaataaaaaggaacatgggcagcagcaacgattcgcccattgtacaaatgaatcaagacatctttggagatgagtatattgaatacctcgaaaaggagcaaatgtacgatcttctcgaacataaggagctgagtgttactgtaatcagcttgtacataaggtaaaaaatacttttaattgcatttatttgtaattaattaaatgtattggtaattaatctagtttaaaattttcattgaaggtttttgtacgagaaggtcgtgtgcacgaggaaattgtcaaataaatactcattcttgtctccgcataagatgtcgatgtggaaactcgatccagacaatgtaaagaaatacattgtagatatgtttttaggaaatatagaaaatgataaattgttcttggcaccatataattcagggtacgtaattttatcttttttaattgatgagaatttaatttattagttgtgtataaaaaaaattgtttaaccaattttgtgttgttgtagggcacattgggtgttatttgcaatcaatgcgctctctgaagttatatactatttggatcccatGCAtggcaattacaacaatcaccccgaaataaagactatgctcgacacgtaagtaatattcatttatttcttacatatatatatatatataatgtgtttgttcatgctataataatcacatttattcattcgatagtgccttaaaagtttttcgagctcaaagaggtgctacagtgtcgaagcaaaagtataataacattacatggatcccaataaagtgccctcgtcaaacaaataacattgaTTGTGGAtactacgtattgagattcatgaaggagattgttgagaagaataaaactattatcccagaaacggtacggtattttcattatatgattttcatatataaattatctatatatttgatactaacttaatataatatgttcaatttttatattgcagtactttgacaattccagtccatcatattctgaggaagatctgatggaattaaaggaagactggtgtcagtatgtgcttgacatgcaaattatttgattttctgggaaatagcttgttgttgggcaagggatctgaatattatatggtagctagtgtgtattatgtatattctgttagttattatatataaatgatcataggacacaatatatgaacatgcatatggatctgaatgtagtttaggttgtaaattaggttatatatatatatgtatctgaatgtagttaattaggttgtaaattaggttatatatatgtatctgaatgtagttaattaggttgtaaattacagagttacagagttacatatatgttaattaagttacagagttctgatttctgttctactgattgtgtgaactgcttatggtatttgaatatgttttgttgctgtgtgcactgattgtgaactgattttggatcaaaataattttggatacaaagataaaagacaacgttttctaaaaaaaatgccataaaaaactaaaaagcgtttttcatttcaaataattaatttacagacgtttaaaaaaaaacacattttacaacgctttttttaaaaagcgctgtaagatgtgttgtaaagcgctataatggtgtacattttacagcgctttcttgagaaagcgctgtaaaatgcagacccataatttcatataatgggtgtacattttacaacgctttctcaaaaaagcgttgtaaaatgcagacccataatttcatataatgagtgtgcattttacagcgcttttttgaaaaagcgctgtaaaatgtgcataacaagcgcgcgttatatttacatgttttatagcgcgcGCGTAAAAAACTAAACATTTAAAGGTTATTATCACAATAGAGAAACTACAAAGTTCATGTACATTTTCTTTGTGTTATATGTTCCAGTATTATGAAggaaaatcaattttgtaacaTCTTCTAAGTAGGGATTGAAACATAATTTGTATCTGCGGGTACCCACCCAAACCATTTAATTTGGGCGGAGAAAAACAAGTTTAATTTAGTGTGTTAGGTGCTGGTTTTCtctgaaattttaatttgaggGCGGGGACAGTTTTGGGTAGTGATATACACCATGTATCCGCCTCTAAACCCGCCCCAcaagtaatattataataatttgtaaattttatataaatatagatagtgaatatatttaatatttttttaaatattaaaaattataatgtgGATTTCCATGCCTACTTCTAACTAACATAGTTTGAAACAATTCTAATACAATTACAATTACTATGTATTAACAACTAATTAATAAACCAAAACATGCTTGCCTCTGTTTTTTACTTATTTGCAGAATAGAAAGCTTTCACAGTTTCAAGTTTCAAAACACACAAAAAGAGGCACTGCAACATTGCGTGCCACTCACAGGATTTCAcgaaaccctaaccctaacccctCTTTCAATGGCGCATAACGACTCAAACTCCGATCCCAATCCCCAAGCCCGATTCTACAACCCATACAAAGACCTCGATATTCCTATTCAAAATCTCTACAAACTCTCAACCTCACCGGAGTTTCTCTTCGACGAAGAAGCTCGCCGTAAACGCAGTTCATGGGGAGAAAATCTCACATTCTACACCGGTTGCGGTTGCCTCGGTGGTTCAATCGCCGGTGTCGGACTCGTCGACGACGTTAAAGCCTTCGAGTCCAGCGACACCGCGAAGCTTCAGATGACTACCTCATGTACATTGCTGCTACGTTTTTATCTAACAGTAGTGAACTCTTGCTTGAGATCTTAGGTCCCGGCATTGTTGGTGGATTGTTTCTTCCTGTACTCGGTGCTCTCCCTGATGCAATGCTCATTCTCGTTACTGTAACcaaaattcattcattttattttttttaaatttcagttATTAGAACTCATTCTCTTTGTTGttcgattattattatttttttaaattggatagtcacaaatattgattttgtaaaattgttgattttgagGTTAATTTGGAAGCAAAGTCTGCCTTCaattagaatattatttttttggggtaaaaatttgagaaaatgaagtAATTAAAGGCAGTACATGTTTAGGTGTTAATCTTAGTAATTCAGATTTAGTTCCAAGAGATAAGTAAAGTCTAGTAAAAGATTGTTTCAGGGTTCGAACTCGAGTAACTATTTAAATCCAATCATTTGGTTGGATATATTCTACTATTgtaagaaaaagaataaaaatttagcttatttttattttctagtaAAATTTCAGTAAAGTGAGTGCCTGAAATATATTTGGTGTCCTAATACTACATGCATGCTTCTGATTGGAACTTGATTTTACAAATGAAGTTGaatgttgtttttttatatCTGATGTGCCATTTCATATATTGAGGAAATAAGGGCAAATTAGAGCACCAACATTGATGTATCTTATGTGCAATGCCTAATTGATTTCACTGCATTTCAGGCTAATGGATCTTGAAGAGCATTCTAGAACAGAGGAAAGTGACTTTGAATTGCTCAAGAAGGCTCTTACCATTGATAACCAGAAAGATAACAAACAGTATGCAATTAGAAATCTTCACTCTTGcaatttataacacaattatcAAATTTGATTTCAACACTATGCATTGCACTTTCTAACACCTTTTTCTTAATTTCCTTTGATCAGAATGGCAAATGATTCAGAGGAAACAAAGTTGATGACTAGAAACAAATGGTCTNNNNNNNNNNNNNNNNNNNNNNNNNNNNNNNNNNNNNNNNNNNNNNNNNNNNNNNNNNNNNNNNNNTCTTATTCTCTTATTTCTCTTAATCtgaagttgtagaatctgaagTTCTATTTGGTGTCCTACAAAGCTGTTACGAATGATGGTGAATTTATTGCTGTCAAGAAGCTGAATTCGCGCGGAGGAGCATCGAGCATCGACCGAAGCATCTTAGCTGAGATTTCAACTCTTGGAAAGACCAGGCACATGAACATTGTGAAGTTGCATGAATTCTGTTTTCATGAAGATTCTAATCTTTTATCATAGGAGTATTGGATTTCAACTCTTGGAAAGACCAGGCACATGAAGATTCTAAGCCTTGGTGAAAAGCTTCATTCAAGTTCAACATTTTGTGTATTGGATTGGAATGTTTGATATGAAATAGCTTTAGAGATCTCTGTAACAATATGATTTGCAAACATGATATAAATCTTGTTTAGCATAATAGTTGGATCatgctttaattaatatttagttttgaattttgaacacgatataaattttgtttcggAGTATTgcaataatatttcaattaaagattaatattaaataattaaaaaatgtatttataatcgtgtttttatataaataaaaaattagaaaaacaaatttacaGTGGAATTTCTCTTTGAAAATAGTTTTGATGCGAAATAATCTGCGGATTTTCATGCGAACTTACCTTTGGATTTTCATTCGAATGGTATTTTAGTGGAAAATTTCACGAGGACATACCTACGGATTTTCATTGGAAACGTATTTGCAGGAATATACTAAAGATATTTCTACATGAAAAGTCGTAAGAAATTTCCTTAAGTTTACTAAACACTTGGTGcggaatttatttatttttcctgtGGATTTATCCGCAGGTACCTTACCTGCCGATTCAGAAATCCTCAGGAAACAATTATCCACGAAGGTTTTACGTGGGGATATGGTTCTGTCAATAAATCCGCAGGTAACGTGTGTTTCTGCAGATTTTTAGCTTACATCCGCAGGAAATTCCGCAGGAAAAATGCTGATTTCTAGTAGtgatttataattaaaagtcAAGACCTAAAACCTTCATTTGATTATTATAATGTTGATTAATTAGTTGGGAAATTATCTAGAAACTAATTTCCTTtagctataaaaaaaaaaattgaatttcttaTTGCTATATTTGAaagtaaataattgaatcaaTGAACTTGGAATTTGCGTTATTTGTAGGAGAACATTCCTCTTGAGGAGGTTTTTGATAATCTCAAATGTACAAGAGAAGGTTTAACCTCTGAGCAAGTACAAGAGAGGCTTGAATTGTTTGGATACAATAAACTTGAAGAAAAGAAGGTTAAAAGCCTAACTTAATTGCTTATAGTTTGTTACCAAATTGTTGCTTAGGTTTTTAATTGATAgtttatgtaattttaatttttttgtacaGGAAAGTAAAATACTAAAGTTTTTAGGATTTATGTGAAATCCTTTGTCATGGGTTATGGAAGCTGCTGCAATCATGGCCATAGCTCtttctttatttgaaaatatgctTGAGTTTCtctgtgtttgattttctttgcAAGCATGACCCTTTTGCATTCacaaatatgtttttgtttacTTTGTCTGCTTTACTGGTGAATCACTTCCTGTAACAAAACATCCTGGAGAAGGAGTATATTCTGATGCAAACAAGGAGAAATTGAGGGTGTAGTCATTGCAACCAGAGTTCATACATTTTTCGGAAAGGCAGCTCATCTTGTGGAAAACACAACACATGTTGGACATTTCCAAAAGGTTCATATACATGATATTTTACCTCCTTAATGTCGTATTTTGTTGTATTAATCCTCCAATTTCCAGGGAAAATGGACCCTAAAAATTCGTAGTTTGGCCAAGAGATAAGTAAAGTCTGACCAATGATTATTCTAGACAGGGTTCCTTAATGTTGTGTGAATGAATGTTTTTCTGTCTCATATAAAACCATGTCTTGATGAACTATTGTCACGATAATAATGCTTATGGCATGACATAATTATTATAAGTTCTAACTTCTATTGGAAATTTCTGCATCTGTTCAATTGCTATTGGAATGATTATTGAAATCATTGTGATATATGGATtctgttaaatattatattagaagtaaataattatatgggctgtaagtatgtaagtattctgacccgttagtattactgtaaattaggaTTATTTAATACCCTATGTCTATATAAAGATATTCCGCTGTGTAGTTGAAATACACGGATTATTtcatatgtctctcaatactctttatattcaacatggtatcagagccaactGAGAGACAACCCTAATCGTCAACTACCCGGTCGACCCACTGTCTCCGGTGAATATTTTTCGGCAAACCGTGTTCGCAACTCCGATTTCCCCCCTCTGTCGTTGATACGCTGAttcctcaatttttgtttagCCGTTCACGCTCTACCGTCGCTGTCGTCACTGTTTCTGACGAGTTTTTTCGACGAACGACCACTCCATCAGCGCCGTACACCCCAGATCGGCAAAACTCTTCCGCCGCGCCTTCATAAACCTGCTCACGCGCTCTCATGCGCCACATGCACACCCCGCGCATGAGATCCACGCGCTGCCCACTGCCACCGCGCGTGACGGCGCGTTTGACAGCCGTTCACGGTGCTGCTTCTTCCACCGCACTCACCTCGACCTCCTACTTCCATATCTGCCCTCAGTTTTCAGTTTCGAGTTACGGATATACGACTTCCAGTTCAAACAACCCCTGTTTTCCCAATTCCAACGCGTTTTCTTACAATCTTTGCTGACCATGGCATCTCAATCTAAAACAAAGAGCATTTTCACTAATCACTTCTCCTCTCTCggttgaaaaattgaatggatcaaattatgatagttgggctGCCGACATCAAACTATGGTTACGTTGTCAAGGTTACGAGGACCACCTCACCCAAAACCCTGAAAAGGTGAGTGTGACTGAAACATCCAAATGGAGTCAGATTGATGCTCAGTTGTGTAGTGTCATTAAGTCTACACTTCATCCAGATGTTAAACCGATTTTCCGTACGCATCTCACGTGTGAATCGGTTTGGAGTCAAGTAAAGGTACTCTATACTAACGACACACAACGTCTTTATGGAGTTTGTCACCGCTTGTCGAACATCATTACTCCGAAATCACTCAATGGCTCTATTTCTGCATATCTTGGCACCGTTCATAGTGTACTTCATGACTTTAATGACCTTCTCCCTCCTGCTGCAAGTAATCCAATTGAACAGaagaaggagttggatcaaCGCAACACCTTCTTCATGCTTCTTGCACTCTATGGCCTACCCCAGGAGTGCTCTGCAACTCGTGATCAAGTTTTGGGGTCTGTTACTGTTCCGGATATGTCTACTACTTCAGCGATCCTCCTTCGA from Cicer arietinum cultivar CDC Frontier isolate Library 1 chromosome 5, Cicar.CDCFrontier_v2.0, whole genome shotgun sequence carries:
- the LOC113786705 gene encoding mitochondrial import inner membrane translocase subunit TIM23-2-like, whose protein sequence is MAHNDSNSDPNPQARFYNPYKDLDIPIQNLYKLSTSPEFLFDEEARRKRSSWGENLTFYTGCGCLGGSIAGVGLVDDVKAFESSDTAKLQMTTSC